One Lachnospiraceae bacterium C1.1 genomic region harbors:
- a CDS encoding hemolysin family protein, which yields MDDVTGWAALIILIFLSGFFSASETALTTANRIKIRSLAENGDKRAKRLMKLFENWQKVLSAVLVGNNIVNIAASSLATIMAMRISLPVGIMTAIVTLVVLIGGEITPKNIATAYSEQIALAVAGIFSFLTVLFKPIVWIINIISRGLLFIMRVDLSKADKSMSEEELRTIVDVSHEDGVIESGERTMINNVFDFGDSRVRDIMTPRIDVTEVEINADYEQVAELFARDRFTRLPVYAEDIDNVVGVLNMKDVFIADKEKFKVRELMREGYYTYELKKISELLIEMRRNSVTMAIVLNEYGASVGIVTIEDLIEEIVGEIRDEFDDDEMDLIHAINEHEYDVDGSVKLDDLNDVLGTEFESEDYDSIGGYLIEHLDHLPVVGDKVETDDGIKFEVLSASKKRVGRVYIDLSGKKEKTEEE from the coding sequence GTGGATGATGTGACCGGTTGGGCCGCACTAATAATACTTATATTTTTATCAGGATTTTTTTCGGCGTCGGAAACAGCGCTGACTACAGCAAATAGGATAAAGATCCGTTCTCTTGCCGAAAATGGCGATAAGAGGGCGAAAAGACTCATGAAACTGTTTGAGAATTGGCAAAAGGTGCTTTCTGCAGTTTTAGTTGGAAATAATATAGTAAACATTGCAGCATCTTCGCTGGCTACGATAATGGCAATGAGAATAAGTCTTCCTGTCGGGATCATGACAGCTATTGTTACTCTCGTTGTACTTATCGGCGGAGAGATAACACCTAAAAACATAGCTACAGCGTATTCTGAGCAAATTGCGCTGGCAGTTGCGGGTATTTTCAGTTTTTTAACTGTTTTATTCAAACCGATAGTCTGGATCATAAATATCATATCCAGAGGGCTGCTCTTTATAATGAGAGTGGATCTGAGCAAGGCAGATAAGTCTATGTCTGAAGAGGAATTGAGAACCATCGTTGATGTGAGTCACGAAGACGGAGTTATTGAGTCCGGAGAGAGGACCATGATCAATAATGTGTTTGACTTCGGAGACAGCAGAGTTCGTGATATTATGACTCCGAGGATCGATGTTACAGAAGTTGAAATAAATGCAGATTATGAGCAGGTTGCGGAACTGTTTGCGCGAGACCGTTTTACCAGACTTCCGGTATATGCTGAGGACATTGATAATGTAGTCGGAGTTCTCAACATGAAGGATGTTTTTATTGCCGATAAGGAAAAATTCAAGGTAAGGGAGCTTATGAGAGAAGGTTATTATACTTATGAGCTAAAGAAAATATCTGAATTACTTATCGAAATGAGAAGAAATTCCGTTACAATGGCAATTGTGCTCAATGAATATGGGGCTTCTGTAGGTATAGTAACCATCGAGGATCTGATAGAGGAGATTGTCGGAGAGATCCGTGATGAGTTTGATGACGATGAGATGGATCTTATACATGCGATAAATGAACATGAGTATGATGTTGATGGAAGTGTAAAGCTCGATGATCTGAATGATGTTCTGGGAACGGAATTCGAATCTGAAGACTATGATTCTATCGGCGGATATCTGATAGAGCATCTTGATCATCTACCCGTGGTCGGAGATAAGGTTGAAACTGATGACGGAATAAAGTTCGAAGTTCTTTCTGCGAGCAAGAAACGAGTTGGAAGAGTATATATCGATCTTTCGGGCAAGAAGGAAAAAACTGAGGAGGAATAA
- the scfA gene encoding six-cysteine ranthipeptide SCIFF: MKHVKTLNTRDYKKSMKTGGCGECQTSCQSACKTSCTVGNQSCENKNR; encoded by the coding sequence ATGAAACATGTTAAGACATTGAACACAAGAGATTACAAGAAGAGCATGAAGACAGGCGGATGCGGCGAGTGCCAGACCTCATGTCAGTCAGCCTGCAAGACAAGCTGCACAGTTGGAAATCAGTCATGTGAGAACAAGAACAGATAA
- the scfB gene encoding thioether cross-link-forming SCIFF peptide maturase, which yields MIHEYKNNGYNIVLDVNSGAVHVVDEIVYDLIPLMEDNLDASVSELMEKTSGKYNEADIKEASEEIKELAESGSLYTKDIYEDYVEKFTETKVKEPVVKAMCLHIAHDCNLRCQYCFAEEGEYHGRRAMMSYEVGKQALDYLMDHSGHRVNLEVDFFGGEPTMNFDVVKQLVAYGRSQEKIRNKKFRFTLTTNGVLLNDEILEFANKEMGNLVLSIDGRKEIHDKMRPTANKNVSSYDLIVPKFQKAAESRNQLNYYVRGTYTHYNTDFAADVLHLHDLGFEQISVEPVVCDPKEPYALTEADVPALMEQYDILAKEVIKRRKAGKFINFFHFMIDLEGGPCIAKRLSGCGSGSEYVAVTPWGDIYPCHQFVGEEEFLLGNVWDGIVHPEISEKFTRCNVYSKPECKECFAKFYCSGGCAANSWHSTGNVNGNYKLGCDLQRKRIECAIMIKAALADAAEEESAKEDSKRKEA from the coding sequence ATGATTCACGAATATAAAAATAATGGCTACAATATTGTTTTGGATGTAAATTCAGGTGCGGTTCACGTAGTAGATGAAATCGTATATGATCTTATTCCCCTTATGGAGGATAATCTCGATGCATCAGTTTCAGAACTGATGGAAAAGACATCCGGAAAATATAATGAAGCAGATATAAAAGAGGCATCAGAAGAGATCAAAGAGCTCGCAGAGAGCGGTTCTCTCTATACAAAGGATATATATGAGGACTATGTAGAGAAGTTTACTGAGACAAAGGTAAAAGAGCCTGTAGTTAAGGCAATGTGCCTTCATATTGCCCATGACTGTAATCTTCGCTGTCAGTATTGCTTTGCTGAAGAAGGAGAATACCACGGAAGACGTGCGATGATGAGCTATGAGGTAGGAAAGCAGGCGCTTGATTATCTTATGGATCATTCTGGACATAGAGTAAATCTTGAGGTTGATTTCTTCGGCGGAGAGCCCACAATGAACTTTGATGTGGTAAAACAGCTCGTTGCTTACGGTCGTTCACAGGAGAAGATCAGAAATAAAAAGTTCAGATTTACACTTACTACAAATGGTGTACTCTTAAACGATGAAATACTTGAATTTGCAAATAAGGAGATGGGAAATCTTGTCCTTTCAATAGATGGACGTAAGGAAATTCACGATAAAATGCGTCCTACAGCAAATAAAAATGTTTCATCCTACGATCTCATCGTACCTAAATTCCAGAAGGCTGCAGAGAGCAGAAATCAGCTTAATTATTATGTAAGAGGAACTTATACCCACTACAATACAGATTTTGCTGCTGATGTTCTTCACCTTCATGATCTTGGATTTGAGCAGATCTCAGTGGAGCCTGTAGTCTGTGATCCAAAGGAGCCATATGCACTCACAGAGGCTGACGTACCGGCACTTATGGAGCAGTATGACATCCTTGCCAAGGAAGTTATCAAGAGAAGAAAAGCAGGTAAATTTATCAATTTCTTCCACTTCATGATCGACCTTGAGGGTGGTCCATGCATAGCAAAGAGACTTTCCGGCTGCGGATCAGGAAGCGAATATGTTGCAGTAACTCCCTGGGGTGATATATATCCATGCCATCAGTTTGTTGGTGAAGAAGAGTTCTTACTTGGAAATGTATGGGATGGAATCGTACACCCTGAGATATCAGAAAAGTTTACACGCTGTAATGTATATTCCAAGCCTGAATGTAAGGAATGCTTTGCTAAATTCTATTGCTCGGGCGGATGCGCAGCTAATTCATGGCATTCAACGGGTAATGTTAACGGTAATTATAAGCTTGGCTGTGACCTTCAGAGAAAGCGTATCGAGTGTGCAATAATGATCAAGGCTGCGCTTGCTGATGCTGCCGAGGAAGAGTCTGCAAAAGAGGATTCAAAGAGAAAAGAAGCATGA
- the recJ gene encoding single-stranded-DNA-specific exonuclease RecJ, which translates to MKEKWFVITKGGDYRALGAKYGVSPVIARIMRNRGIMTDDEAKAFLNTGVEGLYDGSLFKDAEKLINVLKAKIEGHKKIRVIGDYDIDGVCSTYILLQGLKTAGADVDEKIPHRVKDGYGLNENLIRSAYDDGIDTIITCDNGIAAINEIKLAGELGMTVLVTDHHQVPYEETESGKKEKLVSAEAIVDPHRNGDEYPYKTICGAVVAWKIIISLFKAMGIDEVNAERFFELAAFATIGDVMPLSGENRIIVKNGLLRLEKTDNIGLRALIAINELDEKSLSPYHVGFILGPCMNAAGRLESAETALQLLMSETAEEAHSYAVTLKDLNDSRKALTDKGVKAALEIASLDEYQKDKILVIALKDCHESIAGIIAGKVREATGKPSFILTDGKTADGKDCLKGSGRSIDEYNMFEGMSKVSECFLKFGGHATAAGLSLEKDKLAEFREKINAGADLTEDDLAVKVHIDMVIPLNYVTYDLVEELKILEPFGTANEKPLFAAKDLEVIDGRVLGERRNVYKCRVKDQSGTVLDAIYFGEADAFEKHVKEHEKISVTFNPDINEFRGSRTLQLVVRNYM; encoded by the coding sequence ATGAAAGAAAAGTGGTTTGTGATCACAAAGGGCGGAGATTATCGAGCTTTAGGAGCAAAATACGGCGTATCGCCTGTCATAGCGAGAATCATGAGAAACCGTGGCATTATGACGGATGATGAGGCAAAAGCCTTTTTAAATACCGGAGTCGAAGGTCTGTATGACGGCAGTCTTTTTAAGGATGCGGAAAAGCTTATAAATGTTCTCAAAGCAAAAATTGAGGGACATAAAAAAATCCGTGTGATCGGAGACTACGACATAGACGGTGTATGCTCGACATATATATTGCTGCAGGGGCTGAAGACCGCCGGAGCTGATGTTGATGAAAAAATACCGCACAGAGTTAAGGACGGATATGGTTTGAATGAGAACCTTATCCGTTCAGCTTATGATGACGGCATTGATACAATAATCACCTGTGATAACGGTATTGCTGCAATAAATGAGATCAAGCTTGCAGGAGAACTCGGGATGACAGTGCTTGTTACCGATCATCACCAGGTTCCTTATGAAGAAACAGAAAGCGGAAAAAAGGAAAAACTTGTATCTGCGGAAGCTATTGTTGATCCTCACAGAAATGGTGATGAATATCCTTATAAAACAATATGCGGAGCTGTAGTTGCCTGGAAGATCATTATTTCACTTTTTAAGGCGATGGGGATTGATGAAGTTAATGCTGAAAGATTTTTTGAGCTGGCTGCCTTTGCAACAATAGGTGATGTAATGCCTCTCTCCGGAGAAAACCGTATCATAGTAAAAAACGGACTTCTCAGGCTTGAAAAGACGGATAATATCGGATTGAGGGCTCTTATTGCGATCAATGAACTGGACGAAAAAAGTCTTTCACCATATCATGTGGGATTTATTTTAGGCCCCTGTATGAATGCTGCAGGTCGTCTTGAAAGCGCAGAGACTGCACTTCAGTTATTAATGTCCGAAACGGCTGAAGAAGCGCATTCTTATGCCGTGACTCTTAAAGATCTGAACGATTCAAGAAAAGCACTTACGGATAAGGGAGTTAAAGCAGCATTGGAAATTGCTTCGCTTGATGAATATCAGAAAGATAAGATACTTGTGATCGCGCTCAAGGACTGTCATGAATCCATTGCCGGAATAATTGCAGGAAAGGTAAGAGAAGCAACGGGTAAGCCTTCTTTTATATTGACAGACGGAAAAACTGCTGACGGTAAGGACTGCCTTAAGGGATCGGGACGTTCCATAGATGAATATAATATGTTTGAAGGAATGTCTAAGGTAAGTGAATGTTTTCTTAAGTTTGGAGGTCATGCGACGGCAGCGGGACTTTCTCTTGAAAAAGATAAACTTGCGGAGTTCAGGGAAAAAATAAATGCCGGAGCAGATCTTACAGAAGATGATCTTGCAGTTAAAGTTCATATAGATATGGTCATTCCGTTAAACTATGTGACTTATGATCTGGTTGAGGAACTTAAGATACTTGAACCTTTTGGAACTGCGAATGAGAAACCGCTTTTTGCAGCGAAAGATCTTGAGGTCATTGACGGAAGAGTCCTGGGTGAAAGAAGAAATGTATATAAGTGCAGAGTAAAGGATCAGAGCGGAACTGTGTTAGATGCTATATATTTCGGAGAGGCAGATGCTTTTGAAAAACATGTAAAAGAACATGAAAAGATTTCTGTTACCTTTAATCCCGATATAAATGAGTTCCGCGGATCCCGCACACTGCAGCTTGTTGTCAGAAATTATATGTAA
- a CDS encoding SEC-C metal-binding domain-containing protein — MALLDQWRDMAYSATANKGDLQRLWKDYFMKERDIYAILLKNPDEEVKGTVKELADKYGVDIMTMTGFLDGIQESLKVENDIENMEEDTQVSLGFDKVKLYKNMVAAKADWLYGLEEWNSIFTEEEKDQYYKEQKRSQTFVRAEKKVGRNDPCPCGSGKKYKHCCGRNA; from the coding sequence ATGGCACTTCTTGATCAGTGGAGAGACATGGCTTACTCAGCCACAGCAAACAAAGGAGACTTACAGAGACTTTGGAAGGATTACTTCATGAAGGAGCGTGATATTTACGCTATTCTTCTTAAAAATCCTGATGAAGAGGTAAAGGGCACAGTTAAAGAACTGGCTGATAAATATGGTGTTGATATCATGACCATGACAGGATTTCTTGATGGAATTCAGGAGTCCTTAAAGGTTGAGAATGATATAGAGAACATGGAAGAGGATACTCAGGTTTCTCTCGGATTCGATAAGGTTAAGCTTTACAAGAACATGGTTGCAGCTAAGGCTGACTGGCTCTATGGCCTTGAAGAGTGGAATTCAATCTTCACAGAAGAAGAGAAGGATCAGTATTATAAAGAGCAGAAGCGCTCTCAGACTTTCGTACGCGCAGAGAAAAAAGTTGGAAGAAACGATCCCTGCCCTTGTGGAAGCGGTAAGAAATATAAGCACTGCTGCGGAAGAAACGCGTAA
- the thrS gene encoding threonine--tRNA ligase, whose translation MEKEEYLGLYRHSLAHILAKAVIEIFGKENVQYAIGPQIDDGCYYDFTLPRSVSDDDFKTIEDKMREIIKRREAWTRKEVSKTEALEIFADQKFKKELIEDLPEDEIITVYYTGDDYVDLCRGPHVENSQELMNAAYKVKAVSGAYWRGDEKRDQMQRIYLYAFPSKDELKAHLAWVKEAQERNHVKIGKDMELFMFQDTAPGMAYWLPRGWRMYLELMKFSREIQDKHGYTEISAPLINNKKLWLVSGHWAHYVNNMFLIPGVTKGTKATDTIKLDEDSAFNQIEAEFSIEAEDTMAAKPMNCPNAMLTFKRQTRSYKDLPIRYSEMDVLHRKEKSGATNGLFRVQEFRQDDDHTFVTNDQIKDEIMDVISIADEIYSTFGLTYRAEFSTRPDDFMGDINVWNRAEASLKEILDEKYGEGKYEVNEGDGAFYGPKIDLQIKDALGREWQCGTVQLDFQLPHNFELSYSDSDGSIKEPVVIHRAIFGSFERFIGIITEHFKGAYPFWLSPYQVGIVPIRAEHNEYAKKVAEKLSEAGIRVEADYSENNMKTKIKKFKTLKDPYILVLGDKEAAENIVSVNVRGSNQQIQGVALDAFVEACKKMNKERTLELSVEF comes from the coding sequence ATGGAGAAAGAAGAATATCTTGGGCTCTACCGCCATTCGCTGGCACATATACTTGCCAAGGCGGTAATTGAAATTTTTGGAAAAGAAAACGTACAGTATGCTATCGGACCGCAGATCGATGATGGCTGCTATTATGATTTCACACTTCCTCGTTCTGTTTCGGACGATGATTTCAAGACAATTGAAGACAAAATGCGTGAAATCATTAAGAGAAGAGAAGCATGGACCAGAAAAGAAGTTTCAAAGACAGAAGCACTCGAAATCTTTGCTGATCAGAAATTCAAGAAGGAACTTATCGAAGACCTTCCTGAAGACGAGATCATTACAGTATACTACACAGGTGATGATTACGTAGATCTTTGCCGTGGACCTCATGTAGAAAACTCACAGGAGCTCATGAATGCAGCTTATAAGGTAAAGGCTGTATCAGGTGCATACTGGAGAGGTGATGAGAAGCGCGACCAGATGCAGAGAATTTATCTCTATGCATTCCCTTCAAAGGATGAGCTTAAGGCTCACCTTGCATGGGTAAAGGAAGCACAGGAGAGAAATCACGTAAAGATCGGAAAAGATATGGAACTCTTTATGTTCCAGGATACAGCTCCGGGAATGGCTTACTGGCTTCCAAGAGGATGGAGAATGTATCTTGAGCTTATGAAATTCTCACGTGAGATTCAGGATAAGCACGGATATACAGAGATTTCCGCACCTCTTATCAATAATAAAAAGCTCTGGCTCGTAAGTGGTCACTGGGCTCACTATGTAAATAATATGTTCCTTATCCCCGGTGTTACCAAGGGAACCAAGGCTACAGATACAATCAAGCTTGACGAGGATTCAGCATTTAACCAGATCGAAGCTGAGTTTTCTATCGAAGCTGAAGATACAATGGCTGCAAAGCCTATGAACTGCCCGAATGCAATGCTTACATTCAAGAGACAGACACGTTCATACAAAGATCTTCCTATTCGTTACAGTGAGATGGATGTTCTTCATCGTAAGGAGAAATCCGGTGCAACAAATGGACTTTTCAGAGTTCAGGAGTTCAGACAGGATGATGATCATACATTCGTAACAAATGATCAGATCAAAGATGAGATTATGGATGTTATCAGTATTGCAGATGAGATCTACAGCACATTTGGTCTTACATATCGTGCTGAGTTCTCAACAAGACCTGATGATTTCATGGGCGATATCAATGTATGGAACCGTGCAGAGGCTTCCTTAAAGGAAATCCTTGATGAGAAGTACGGTGAAGGCAAGTATGAAGTAAATGAAGGTGATGGAGCTTTCTATGGTCCTAAGATCGACCTTCAGATAAAGGATGCTCTTGGACGTGAGTGGCAGTGTGGTACTGTTCAGCTTGACTTCCAGCTTCCTCATAACTTTGAGCTTTCCTACAGCGACAGCGACGGAAGCATCAAGGAGCCGGTAGTTATCCACAGAGCTATTTTTGGTTCATTTGAGCGTTTCATCGGTATCATCACAGAGCACTTCAAGGGTGCATATCCTTTCTGGCTCAGCCCTTATCAGGTAGGTATCGTTCCTATCAGAGCTGAGCACAATGAATATGCAAAGAAGGTTGCTGAAAAGCTTAGCGAGGCAGGTATCCGTGTTGAAGCTGATTATTCAGAGAATAACATGAAGACCAAGATCAAGAAGTTTAAGACTCTTAAGGATCCTTATATCCTTGTTCTTGGTGATAAAGAAGCAGCAGAGAATATCGTTTCTGTAAACGTAAGAGGAAGCAACCAGCAGATTCAGGGAGTTGCGCTTGATGCGTTCGTAGAAGCATGTAAGAAAATGAATAAAGAGAGAACACTTGAACTTAGTGTAGAATTTTAA